A genomic window from Leishmania donovani BPK282A1 complete genome, chromosome 16 includes:
- a CDS encoding trafficking protein particle complex subunit-like protein encodes MSSSAHTSTSAAQLGNAAFDNNVKMSAEFLALTYGALVQQMVEELTQEDAVEQVNQQLYNMGHRIGARLIEEYSVRSGAAPCRTFSQAAEGVALVGLRMFLGVSAEVAQVKDAADTFAISFQDNPLALFVELPDGPLREYLWYSNLLCGVITGALSLVGLQTEARFSRDKLRGDSKNEIILHFKGRERETFQVERN; translated from the coding sequence ATGTCGTCATCTGCCCACACGtccacctctgccgcgcagctgGGCAATGCAGCCTTCGACAACAATGTGAAGATGAGCGCCGAGTTCTTAGCCCTCACATACGGCGCTCTTGTGCAGCAGATGGTCGAGGAGCTCACTCAGGAAGACGCTGTGGAGCAGGTGAATCAGCAGCTCTACAACATGGGCCACCGAATCGGCGCTCGGCTGATCGAGGAGTACAgcgtccgcagcggcgctgctccgtgCCGCACCTTTAGCCAGGCCGCAGAAGGCGTCGCTCTTGTTGGGCTCCGCATGTTTCTCGGCGTGAGTGCGGAGGTGGCACAAGTGAAGGACGCAGCCGACACATTTGCAATCAGTTTCCAAGATAACCCGCTCGCCCTATTCGTGGAGCTGCCGGATGGACCGCTGCGGGAGTACCTGTGGTACTCGAACCTACTCTGCGGCGTCATCACGGGCGCGCTGAGCCTTGTCGGGCTGCAGACGGAAGCCCGCTTCTCACGCGACAAGCTGCGCGGCGACTCCAAGAACGAGATAATCCTTCACTTCAaggggcgggagagggagacgtTTCAGGTGGAGCGCAACTAG
- a CDS encoding paraflagellar rod protein 2C has product MSIAADMAYPAEAAAAADVPEVSDITLEAARKQKIHNLKLKTACLSNEEFIQDLHVSDWSETQKQKLAAAHEKATELLAAVESGTKWALTEAYDVQKLMRVCGLEMSVRELYKPEDKPQFMEIVALKKTLNELKQHPNKTRTVSLTGTIDNGVVKMEKAEEELRQSQLDASDLAKVPVPVLKSLEDCMNVTVVQNALQGNEDQIAAQLASIEKACEIRDVAIADGEMAIAEEQYYIKAQLLEHLVELVADKFRIIGQTEDENKSFDRIADTQKRAFQETAALKDGKRRLKGRCEDDLRSLHDAIQKADLEDAEALKRYATQKEKSEQLIAENVERQEEAWRKIQELERALQRLGTERFEEVKRRIEENDREERRRVEYQQFLDVCGQHKKLLELSVYNCDLALRCSGMVEELVAESCSAIKTRHDKTGEELAELRLQVHQEYLEAFRRLYKTLGQLVYKKEKRLEEIDRQIRTTHIQLEFAIETFDPNAKKHSDMKKELYKLRAQVEEELEMLKDKMAQALEMFGPTEDALHQAGIEFVHPAEEVEDGNLNRRSKIVEYRAHLAKQEEVKIAAEREELKRTKVLQSQQYRGKTVRQITE; this is encoded by the coding sequence ATGAGCATCGCTGCGGACATGGCGTACCcggcggaggccgccgcggcggcggatgtgCCGGAGGTGAGCGACATCACGCTGGAGGCTGCGCGCAAGCAGAAGATCCACAACCTGAAGCTGAAGACGGCGTGCCTGTCGAACGAGGAGTTCATCCAGGACCTGCACGTGTCCGACTGGAGCGAGACGCAGAAGCAGaagctcgctgctgcgcacgagAAGGCCACGGAGCTGCTTGCCGCGGTGGAGAGCGGGACGAAGTGGGCGCTGACGGAGGCGTACGACGTGCAGAAGctgatgcgcgtgtgcgggctGGAGATGTCCGTGCGCGAGCTGTACAAGCCGGAGGACAAGCCGCAGTTCATGGAGATCGTCGCGCTGAAGAAGACGCTGAACGAGCTGAAGCAGCACCCGAACAAGACGCGGACCGTGTCGCTGACGGGGACGATCGACAACGGCGTTGTGaagatggagaaggcggaggaggagctgcggcagtcACAGCTGGATGCGTCGGACCTGGCGAAGGTGCCGGTGCCTGTGCTGAAGAGCCTGGAGGACTGCATGAACGTGACTGTTGTGCAGAACGCGCTGCAGGGCAACGAGGACCAgatcgcggcgcagctcgcctcGATCGAGAAGGCGTGCGAGATCCGCGACGTTGCTATTGCGGACGGCGAGATGGCGATCGCGGAGGAGCAGTACTACAtcaaggcgcagctgctggagcacctCGTGGAGCTCGTGGCGGACAAGTTCCGGATCATTGGGCAGACGGAGGACGAGAACAAGAGCTTCGACCGGATCGCGGACACGCAGAAGCGCGCGTTCCAGGAGACTGCTGCGCTGAAGGACGGGAAGCGGCGGCTGAAGGGGCGGTGCGAGGACGACCTGCGCAGCCTGCACGACGCGATCCAGAAGGCGGACCTTgaggacgccgaggcgctgaAGCGTTACGCGACgcagaaggagaagagcgagcaGCTGATCGCGGAGAACGTGGAGCGGCAGGAAGAGGCGTGGCGCAAGATccaggagctggagcgcgcgctgcagcgtctgGGGACGGAGCGCTTcgaggaggtgaagcggcGGATCGAGGAGAACGAccgcgaggagcggcgccgcgtggAGTACCAGCAGTTCCTGGACGTGTGCGGGCAGCACAagaagctgctggagctgtcCGTGTACAACTGCGACCttgcgctgcggtgcagcggcatgGTGGAGGAGCTCGTGGCggagagctgcagcgcgatcAAGACGCGGCACGACAAGACGGgcgaggagctggcggagctgcggctgcaggtGCACCAGGAGTACCTGGAGGCGTTCCGGCGGCTGTACAAGACTCTCGGGCAGCTTGTGTAcaagaaggagaagcggctgGAGGAGATCGACCGCCAGATCCGGACGACGCACATCCAGCTGGAGTTCGCGATCGAGACGTTCGACCCGAACGCGAAGAAGCACTCGGACATGAAGAAGGAGCTGTAcaagctgcgcgcgcaggtggaggaggagctggagatgCTGAAGGACAAgatggcgcaggcgctggagaTGTTCGGGCCGACGgaggacgcgctgcaccaggCGGGCATCGAGTTCGTGCACcccgcggaggaggtggaggacggcAACCTGAACCGCCGCAGCAAGATCGTGGAGTACCGCGCGCACCTTGCGAAGCAGGAAGAGGTGAAGATCGCCgcggagcgcgaggagctgaagcgcacgaaggtgctgcagagccAGCAGTACCGCGGCAAGACGGTGCGACAGATCACCGAGTag
- a CDS encoding paraflagellar rod protein 2C: MYPLVAVVFVFKRRLAGCRWMPARACACSCLHPTIPARALLLCFFSVLWASLLAGLVESM, encoded by the coding sequence ATGTACCCCCTTGTAGCTGTTGTTTTCGTCTTCAAGCGTCGTCTCGCTGGGTGCCGTTGGAtgcctgcgcgcgcatgtgcctGTTCATGTCTGCATCCGACAAtccctgcgcgtgcgttgctgctttgtttcttctctgttttgTGGGCGTCTCTCCTTGCTGGTCTCGTGGAATCCATGTAA